One genomic window of Bradyrhizobium sp. CCGE-LA001 includes the following:
- a CDS encoding DUF983 domain-containing protein, which translates to MNDTAAPTESETTVLQSALRGLACKCPRCGEGKLYAGFLTLAPRCDRCDLDYAFIDTGDGPAIFIIMLAGAIVVGCALVVEVKYQPPFWLHALLWLPLILATTLLPLRAMKSLLIALQFHHKAAPGRLVDRAK; encoded by the coding sequence ATGAACGACACAGCTGCCCCAACCGAGTCCGAGACCACGGTCCTGCAAAGCGCGCTGCGCGGGCTCGCCTGCAAATGCCCGCGCTGCGGCGAGGGCAAGCTCTATGCGGGCTTCCTGACGCTTGCGCCGCGCTGCGACCGCTGCGATCTCGACTACGCGTTCATCGATACCGGCGACGGCCCGGCGATCTTCATCATCATGCTGGCCGGTGCCATCGTGGTCGGCTGCGCGCTCGTCGTCGAGGTCAAGTATCAGCCGCCGTTCTGGCTGCATGCGTTGCTCTGGCTGCCGTTGATCCTCGCCACCACGCTGTTGCCGCTGCGCGCGATGAAGTCGCTGCTGATCGCATTGCAATTCCATCACAAGGCGGCGCCCGGCCGGCTGGTCGACCGCGCGAAATGA
- a CDS encoding SURF1 family protein: protein MNGTVRKPRVAGFALFTLFLTAVFVALGVWQLQRRTAKHDLIAALTERLAQAPVALPPASQWATLNPARDEFRRVSFTAVYAALPDAMVYSSGSAVRKDASGPGTWAFLPARLPSGEMVVIDAGFVENTMQDRSVEDRAVKKLVTGQPVELTGYLRFSEAPGWLTPAENRDKRLWFVRDHLAIARALGWGAVAPFYVDLERPVPENGIPRPGPLDVHLKDDHLQYAITWFTLAGAVLIAFAVWLRGRRQSGTHP, encoded by the coding sequence ATGAACGGGACTGTGCGCAAGCCTCGCGTGGCCGGCTTCGCGCTGTTCACGCTGTTCCTGACGGCCGTCTTCGTCGCACTCGGCGTCTGGCAGTTGCAGCGCCGAACGGCCAAGCACGACCTGATCGCGGCGCTTACCGAGCGCCTGGCACAGGCCCCCGTCGCGCTGCCGCCGGCGTCGCAATGGGCGACTCTGAATCCCGCGCGCGATGAATTCCGCCGCGTCAGCTTCACGGCGGTCTACGCAGCCCTGCCCGATGCGATGGTCTATTCCTCCGGCTCGGCCGTGCGCAAGGACGCCTCCGGCCCCGGCACCTGGGCATTCCTGCCGGCGCGGCTTCCGAGCGGCGAGATGGTGGTGATCGATGCCGGCTTCGTCGAGAATACGATGCAGGATCGCAGCGTCGAGGATCGCGCGGTGAAGAAGCTCGTCACGGGGCAACCGGTGGAGCTTACCGGCTATCTGCGCTTTTCGGAGGCGCCGGGATGGCTGACGCCGGCGGAGAACCGCGACAAGCGGCTGTGGTTCGTGCGCGATCATCTGGCAATTGCGCGTGCGCTCGGTTGGGGCGCGGTTGCGCCGTTCTACGTCGATCTCGAGCGCCCGGTGCCCGAGAACGGCATTCCGCGTCCCGGCCCGCTCGACGTGCATCTGAAAGACGATCACCTGCAATACGCGATCACCTGGTTCACGCTCGCAGGCGCTGTGTTGATCGCTTTTGCGGTGTGGTTGCGAGGGCGGCGGCAAAGCGGAACGCATCCGTAG